The genomic interval GGGCCCAATGTGCTGTCATACTAAATTCTTATAAAGATAACGTTTCAACTATACGCACCGCTGTTGCATTGCGCATTTcggtgttttgtttttaatacaatctCTATTTGGGCTCCGGTGTTGGAACAAGGTGTATGGTTGCAGATATGTTGACGATACACTTGTTGATATTACTTGGACTTATCGAAGTCGGTGCGTGTTCATATATCATAAAACAACTAAGGATTATTGGCATCCTATAAATATTTATAGCCAATAAAACTGATTTGTGCAGTCATTGTCAAGAGCTTTGATTTCccctattgtattgtattttcattGAATCGAGTGGTTTTGCATTAACGCCTTACTTGTgtgcatgtgtttgtttttccatCACGTAATCATATGTGTTCCTTATTTTAAGCTGGTTCAGAATGTGTCGCAGTCAGCTGCATCGACCCTAGTCTGGGCGTGTTGGATTACCAGTCCTGCCTTCACATACTTCCACTGCCTTGTACTTCTGGTTCTGAAGTATGTGGCAGCGACGGAGTAACATACGCCACGAGGTTCggaaatttaacccatttatgcctagcgtcctgaaaaaaggacattgcaaacagcgtagaaccaaatgagacgccgcataatgcggcgtctcatctgggtctgcgctgtttgcttcaaggaatttctttatgaaatattctaaatatagaaataaatatggtagacatccataattttgaaaataaattgatccaatttagaaggatgggagagtttactaggcataaatgggttaatgaataaGAGCATCAGtcttaatatttgtattaattaaggTAAATAAACATTGAGTTATGGCGAAGGATAACATATCGTAATGCAAGTGGTAAGTGATTCATGACAACACTTGTCGTCCTTATGATGTTTGATATTTTGTGAAAGTCTCATAACACCATCAAATCGTTAGAACTGAAGTTGCCAATTTCCCTTCTTGGATATGCCTTTGCGGACTTCGCCGGCTTATTTTAGACGTGCATCGAGCTTCTGTGCCTCATTCACGACTTAGAGTAATATTAATTCTATTGACAAATTTATGTCATCACTGTTACAGCGATGACATTGCATTGCATTTCAGAGTTTCCTCTATAAACATAATGTGCCAGTACGTTTCAGATGCCATTTTGCAAAAGCCCATTGCGTAAGTGCTAGCATAACATTCGCCCACAACGGACCATGCGTTGGCATGACTTCGTACACAACTCTGCCGACAACatcagcaacaacagcaacaacgatGAAAACGACAACATCGGGTCACACTGTATGTTCTGTAATTGAACTCATCAATTTATGCCCtcagtttttaaa from Dreissena polymorpha isolate Duluth1 chromosome 1, UMN_Dpol_1.0, whole genome shotgun sequence carries:
- the LOC127865238 gene encoding agrin-like codes for the protein MVADMLTIHLLILLGLIEVAGSECVAVSCIDPSLGVLDYQSCLHILPLPCTSGSEVCGSDGVTYATRCHFAKAHCVSASITFAHNGPCVGMTSYTTLPTTSATTATTMKTTTSGHTSPLTTNSLLASTTQSISDILMEVFCHNLPSINCNTGFNVVCGSDGNLYPNECEFSKALCHSPGLKMMTEISSCVQS